One Ranitomeya variabilis isolate aRanVar5 chromosome 5, aRanVar5.hap1, whole genome shotgun sequence DNA window includes the following coding sequences:
- the LOC143773655 gene encoding protein kinase C delta type-like, producing the protein MLDADGHIRIIDLGLAQDGVSSSKNISGVTGTFHYMAPEVHRRKRYGAAVDWWSLGIVVSRMAAGRYPFYNGPVKQMAFKSIINEKPKFPTWLDADVKHLIKKLLRKDPQTRLGVSGNIREHPFFTTIGWEDLEERRGEPPFTPFRPVLENHHLQWPEHTVLHPVAGFTYVSPSWTRWMKRSGL; encoded by the exons atgttggatgcagatggccacatccgtatcatcgaccttgggcttgcccaagatggcgtctcctcctccaaaaacatctctggagtgacgggcactttccattacatggcccctgaggtgcatcgtagaaaacggtatggcgcagcagtggactggtggagcctggggattgtggtgtccaggatggcagcagggcgatatccattttacaacggcccagtcaagcaaatggctttcaaatccatcatcaacgagaagccaaaatttccaacttggcttgatgctgacgtgaaacatctcatcaagaagctgctgcgcaaagaccctcagacacgcctgggtgtgagcgggaacatcagagagcatccattctttaccaccatcggctgggaggatctggaggaaaggagaggagagccaccatttacaccattcaggccagttctggagaaccaccatctgcagtggccggagcacacagtccttcaccccgtggccggatttacgtacgtgtcaccaagctggacccg gtggatgaaaagatctggactgtga